The following are encoded together in the Oreochromis niloticus isolate F11D_XX linkage group LG12, O_niloticus_UMD_NMBU, whole genome shotgun sequence genome:
- the piwil2 gene encoding piwi-like protein 2 produces the protein MDPDKAPDLPVRMGAHWLGQGRGLQLGESAVGRSRGLLLSTEEPAVGRGRAFPTFSDNSLGLSGALPITEPVVGRGRALLAQQDIVVGRARGLLVPAVESKVGVARSAGVPRLEPQEGPTPPSETMMPALMGESPTLTKEEIGKPPHVKGSTLVSMFRGMGIEPSATSLGRGAAPLGMGAAGDVGEMKLRDAPPGVISTPQSIGPSGEMMGRGGSFLGQGLSPQKMVGLGRAAMPQLGVGRGRALLPSFPAGQDVSVSPVSEPQTEYSEPSLTGTVSPVHTTQEATDLSTAPAAKSELTMEAVREPLNKAGTKGAPINIGSNHIPIQCKNEAVYQYHVTFTPNVESMTMRFGMMKDHRPTTGEVVAFDGSILYLPVKLKDVVVLKSLRRTDNQEIQIKIQMTKILPPSSDLCIPFYNVVLRRVMKIIGLKVVGRNHYDPESAVILGKHRLQVWPGYSTGIKRTDGGLYLCIDVSHKVLRNDSVLDVMNTLYQQSKENFQDECTKELIGSIVITRYNNRTYRIDAIEWNKSPKDTFTLMDGTVTTFVDYYSKNYGITIKEMDQPLLLHRPKERSRQGGKQIITGEILLVPELSFMTGIPEKMRKDFRAMKDLTMHINVSGEQHTHSIKQLLKNINTNPESLNELGGWGLEIGTEILMIKGRTLPFETICLQSSSFATGADVSWSREVVRDASISSIPLKTWAIFYPQRCTAQAEELVSTLNKVATPIGVQMGRPICVELRDDRTETYVKTIHSHLTSQPNLQLVVCIIFGNRDDLYSAIKKLCCVKNPIPSQAINVRTISQQQKLKSVAQKILLQMNSKLGGELWTVNVPLKNLMVVGVDVHHDPSKSHQSVMGFVASVNSSLTRWYSRVIFQTPNEELIRGFRVCLLAALQKYYEVNHNLPEKIVVYRDGVSDGQLKMVEQYEIPQLIKCFETFPSYEPKLVFIVVQKRISTTLYSWAANSFGTPPPGTVVDHTLTQKDWVDFYLMAHHIRQGCGLPTHYISLYNTANLTPDHLQRLTFKMCHLYWNWPGTIRVPAPCKYAHKLAFLSGQYLHSEPAIQLSDRLFFL, from the exons ATGGATCCAGACAAGGCTCCTGATCTCCCTGTGAGGATGGGTGCCCATTGGCTGGGACAAGGAAGAGGACTACAGCTTGGGGAGTCTGCTGTAGGACGTAGTAGAGGGCTGCTGCTCTCTACAGAAGAACCTGCTGTAGGACGAGGCAGGGCTTTCCCTACTTTTAGTGATAACTCACTGGGACTAAGTGGAGCTCTCCCCATTACTGAACCTGTGGTAGGAAGAGGTAGAGCGCTGTTGGCGCAACAGGATATAGTAGTTGGCCGAGCCAGAGGGCTGCTCGTCCCAGCAGTTGAATCAAAGGTAGGAGTGGCGAGAAGTGCAGGCGTACCTAGACTGGAGCCACAGGAAGGACCCACACCTCCAAGTGAAACAATGATGCCAGCTCTAATGGGAGAAAGCCCTACTTTGACAAAAGAAGAG ATTGGCAAGCCACCCCATGTTAAAGGATCAACACTGGTCTCAATGTTTAGAGGAATGGGCATTGAACCATCAGCGACTTCACTGGGAAGAGGAGCAGCACCACTGG GGATGGGAGCAGCTGGGGATGTGGGAGAGATGAAACTGCGAGATGCCCCACCAGGTGTCATCAGTACACCACAGAGTATCGGCCCATCTGGAGAAATGATGGGCAGAGGCGGCAG ttTCCTTGGCCAAGGTTTGTCCCCTCAGAAAATGGTGGGCCTCGGAAGAGCAGCTATGCCTCAGCTTGGAGTTGGCAGAGGCCGTGCTTTGCTTCCTTCATTTCCTGCAGGTCAAGACGTGTCTGTTTCCCCAGTGTCTGAGCCACAAACAGAATACTCTGAGCCCTCTCTGACAG GAACGGTGTCCCCTGTGCACACCACTCAAGAAGCCACCGACCTTTCCACTGCTCCAGCTGCAAAGAGTGAGCTGACAATGGAGGCAGTTCG TGAGCCACTAAATAAGGCTGGAACCAAAGGAGCTCCTATAAATATTGGGTCAAACCACATCCCAATTCAATGCAAGAATGAAGCGGTGTATCAGTACCATGTTACATTTAC TCCTAATGTTGAATCAATGACGATGCGTTTTGGCATGATGAAAGACCACCGTCCAACCACAGGTGAAGTTGTGGCATTTGACGGTTCAATACTGTACCTTCCTGTTAAACTGAAAGAC GTGGTTGTTCTCAAGAGTTTGAGACGGACCGATAATCAGGAAATACAAATCAAAATTCAAATGACGAAGATTTTACCACCAAGCTCAGATCTGTGCATTCCCTTCTACAATGTGGTGCTCAGGAG GGTGATGAAAATCATTGGACTAAAGGTGGTAGGCAGAAACCATTATGATCCAGAAAGCGCAGTCATTCTTGGAAAACACCG ACTCCAGGTTTGGCCAGGCTACTCAACTGGTATCAAGCGCACAGATGGAGGGCTGTACCTGTGTATTGATGTCTCTCACAAAGTCTTGCGGAATGACTCTGTGCTGGATGTCAT GAACACATTGTACCAACAGAGCAAGGAAAACTTTCAAGATGAATGCACCAAAGAACTCATCGGCAGCATTGTCATCACCCGCTACAACAACCGCACCTACCGCATCGATGCCATTGAGTGGAACAAATCACCCAAAGACACCTTCACTTTGATGGATGGCACTGTAACTACCTTTGTGGACTATTACAG CAAAAACTATGGCATTACAATCAAAGAGATGGACCAGCCTTTACTCCTGCATCGGCCAAAGGAGAGGTCCAGACAAGGCGGGAAG CAAATCATCACTGGTGAGATCCTTTTAGTCCCAGAGCTTTCCTTCATGACAGGAATTCCTGAGAAAATGAGGAAGGACTTCAGAGCTATGAAA GACTTGACTATGCACATTAACGTGAGTGGTGAGCAGCATACTCACTCGATAAAGCAACTTCTGAAGAACATCAACACCAATCCTGAAAGTCTGAATGAGCTTGGTGGTTGGGGACTGGAGATTGGCACAGAAATCTTGATG aTCAAAGGTAGAACTCTTCCCTTTGAAACCATCTGCCTGCAGTCTTCATCCTTTGCCACTGGTGCTGATGTGTCTTGGTCCAGAGAGGTTGTGAGGGATGCTTCAATCAGCTCT ATTCCCTTGAAAACCTGGGCCATCTTCTACCCTCAACGCTGTACAGCACAGGCTGAAGAGCTTGTTTCCACCCTTAACAAGGTGGCCACACCTATTGGGGTGCAGATGGGTCGACCCATTTGTGTGGAGCTGAGGGATGATCGGACCGAGACTTATGTCAAGACCATCCACTCACACCTCACGAGTCAG CCCAATTTGCAGCTTGTAGTTTGCATCATATTTGGCAACAGAGATGATCTCTACAGTGCCATCAAGAAGCTGTGCTGTGTTAAAAATCCCATCCCATCCCAG GCCATCAACGTCCGCACAATTTCCCAGCAACAGAAGTTGAAGAGTGTGGCCCAGAAGATActtctgcagatgaacagcaaGTTAGGAGGAGAGCTGTGGACTGTCAATGTTCCTCTG AAAAACCTGATGGTAGTTGGAGTTGATGTCCACCACGACCCCAGCAAGTCTCATCAGTCAGTTATGGGGTTTGTCGCGAGCGTGAACAG CTCATTGACCCGCTGGTACTCCAGAGTAATTTTCCAGACCCCCAATGAGGAACTGATCCGTGGCTTCAGGGTTTGCTTACTGGCTGCACTGCAGAAGTACTATGAG GTAAACCACAACTTGCCAGAAAAGATTGTGGTGTACAGAGATGGTGTCTCAGACGGCCAGCTTAAAATGGTGGAGCAGTACGAGATCCCACAGTTGATCAAGTGCTTTGAGACTTTCCCCAGCTACGAGCCCAAGCTGGTCTTCATCGTGGTACAAAAGCGCATTAGCACAACTCTGTACTCCTGGGCTGCAAACAGCTTTGGCACTCCCCCTCCTGGAACTGTCGTGGATCACACCCTCACTCAGAAAGATTG GGTGGACTTCTACCTGATGGCACATCACATTCGTCAGGGCTGCGGACTTCCGACACACTACATCTCTTTATACAACACGGCAAACCTCACACCAGACCATTTGCAAAG GTTGACTTTCAAGATGTGCCATTTGTACTGGAACTGGCCCGGCACCATTCGTGTTCCAGCACCCTGCAAATATGCCCACAAACTGGCTTTCCTGTCTGGCCAGTACCTCCACTCAGAGCCGGCCATCCAGCTCTCAGACAGGCTATTCTTCCTTTGA